In Camelus dromedarius isolate mCamDro1 chromosome 24, mCamDro1.pat, whole genome shotgun sequence, one genomic interval encodes:
- the TRAF7 gene encoding E3 ubiquitin-protein ligase TRAF7 isoform X2 — translation MSSGKSARYNRFSGGPTNLPTPDVTTGVRGHPQTRMETTFGPAFSAVTTITKADGTSTYKQHRRTPSSSSSLAYSPRDEEDSMPPISTPRRSDSAISVRSLHSESSMSLRSTFSLPEEEEEPEPLVFAEQPSVKLCCQLCCSVFKDPVITTCGHTFCRRCALKSEKCPVDNAKLTVVVNNIAVAEQIGELFIHCRHGCRAAAGGKPTVFEVDPRGCPFTIKLSARKDHEGSCDYRPVRCPNNPSCPPLLKMNLEAHLKECEHIKCPHSKCTFIGNQDTYETHLETCRFEGLKEFLQQTDDRFHEMHVALAQKDQEIAFLRSMLGKLSEKIDQLEKSLELKFDVLDENQSKLSEDLMEFRRDASMLNDELSHINARLNTGILGSYDPQQIFKCKGTFVGHQGPVWCLCVYSMGDLLFSGSSDKTIKVWDTCTTYKCQKTLEGHDGIVLALCIQGCKLYSGSADCTIIVWDIQNLQKVNTIRAHDNPVCTLVSSHNMLFSGSLKAIKVWDIVGTELKLKKELTGLNHWVRALVAAQSYLYSGSYQTIKIWDIRTLDCIHVLQTSGGSVYSIAVTNHHIVCGTYENLIHVWDIESKEQVRTLTGHVGTVYALAVISTPDQTKVFSASYDRSLRVWSMDNMICTQTLLRHQGSVTALAVSRGRLFSGAVDSTVKVWTC, via the exons ATGAGCTCGGGCAAGAGTGCCCGCTACAACCGCTTCTCCGGGGGGCCTACCAACCTTCCCACCCCAGACGTCACCACCGGGGTAAGGGGACACCCTCAG ACCAGAATGGAAACCACCTTTGGGCCCGCCTTTTCGGCTGTCACCACCATCACAAAAG CCGATGGGACCAGCACGTACAAACAACACCGCAGGACgccctcttcctccagctcccttGCCTACTCCCCGCGGGATGAGGAGGACAGCATG CCCCCCATCAGCACCCCACGCCGCTCTGACTCGGCCATCTCTGTCCGCTCCCTGCACTCGGAGTCCAGCATGTCCCTGCGGTCCACATTCTCGCtgcctgaggaggaggaggagccg GAGCCGCTGGTGTTTGCTGAGCAGCCGTCAGTGAAGCTGTGCTGTCAACTCTGCTGCAGTGTTTTCAAGGACCCTGTGATCACCACGTGTGGG CATACCTTCTGTCGAAGATGCGCCCTGAAGTCAG AGAAGTGTCCTGTGGACAACGCCAAACTGACGGTGGTGGTGAACAACATTGCGGTGGCCGAGCAGATCGGCGAGCTCTTCATCCACTGCAGGCACGGCTGTCGGGCGGCAGCGGGTGGGAAGCCCACTGTTTTCGAGGTGGACCCCCGAGGGTGCCCCTTCACCATCAAGCTCAGTGCCCGGAA GGACCACGAGGGCAGCTGTGACTACAGGCCTGTGCGGTGTCCCAACAACCCCAGCTGCCCACCCCTCCTCAAGATGAACCTGGAGGCCCACCTCAAGGAGTGCGAGCACATCAAGTGTCCCCACTCCAA GTGCACGTTCATTGGAAACCAGGATACGTATGAGACGCACTTGGAGACCTGCCGCTTTGAGGGCCTAAAGGAATTCCTGCAGCAGACAGACGACCGCTTCCATGAGATGCATGTGGCGCTGGCCCAGAAGGACCAGGAGATCGCCTTCCTGCGCTCCATGCTGGGCAAGCTCTCGGAGAAGATTGACCAGCTGGAGAAGAGCCTGGAGCTCAAGTTTG ATGTCCTGGATGAAAACCAGAGCAAGCTCAGCGAGGACCTCATGGAGTTCCGGAGGGATGCGTCCATGTTGAAC GACGAGCTGTCCCACATCAATGCACGGCTGAACACGGGCATCCTAGGAT CCTATGACCCACAGCAGATCTTCAAGTGCAAAGGAACTTTCGTGGGCCACCAAGGCCCTGTTTGGTGTCTCTGTGTCTACTCAATGGGGGACCTCCTCTTCAGCGGCTCCTCTGACAAGACCATCAAG GTGTGGGACACGTGTACCACCTACAAGTGCCAGAAGACGCTGGAGGGCCATGACGGCATTGTGCTCGCACTCTGCATCCAGGG GTGCAAGCTCTACAGTGGCTCTGCAGACTGCACCATCATT GTGTGGGACATCCAGAACCTGCAGAAGGTGAACACGATCCGGGCCCATGACAACCCAGTGTGTACGCTGGTGTCCTCACACAACATGCTCTTCAGCGGCTCCCTGAAGGCCATCAAG GTCTGGGACATCGTGGGTACTGAGCTGAAGCTGAAGAAGGAGCTCACCGGCCTCAACCACTGGGTGCGGGCCCTGGTGGCGGCCCAGAGCTACCTGTACAGTGGCTCCTACCAGACAATCAAG ATCTGGGACATCCGGACCCTCGACTGCATCCACGTCCTACAGACGTCTGGTGGCAGCGTCTACTCTATTGCTGTGACGAATCACCACATTGTCTGTGGCACCTACGAGAACCTCATCCAT GTGTGGGACATCGAGTCCAAGGAGCAGGTGCGGACCCTGACAGGTCACGTCGGCACCGTGTATGCCCTGGCAGTCATCTCAACGCCAGACCAGACCAAAGTCTTCAGCGCGTCCTACGACCGGTCTCTCAGG GTCTGGAGCATGGATAACATGATCTGCACACAGACCCTGCTGCGGCACCAAGGCAGCGTGACGGCACTGGCAGTGTCCCGGGGCCGGCTCTTCTCAGGAGCTGTGGACAGCACCGTGAAG GTTTGGACTTGCTAA
- the TRAF7 gene encoding E3 ubiquitin-protein ligase TRAF7 isoform X3, with protein MSSGKSARYNRFSGGPTNLPTPDVTTGTRMETTFGPAFSAVTTITKADGTSTYKQHRRTPSSSSSLAYSPRDEEDSMPPISTPRRSDSAISVRSLHSESSMSLRSTFSLPEEEEEPEPLVFAEQPSVKLCCQLCCSVFKDPVITTCGHTFCRRCALKSEKCPVDNAKLTVVVNNIAVAEQIGELFIHCRHGCRAAAGGKPTVFEVDPRGCPFTIKLSARKDHEGSCDYRPVRCPNNPSCPPLLKMNLEAHLKECEHIKCPHSKYGCTFIGNQDTYETHLETCRFEGLKEFLQQTDDRFHEMHVALAQKDQEIAFLRSMLGKLSEKIDQLEKSLELKFDVLDENQSKLSEDLMEFRRDASMLNDELSHINARLNTGILGSYDPQQIFKCKGTFVGHQGPVWCLCVYSMGDLLFSGSSDKTIKVWDTCTTYKCQKTLEGHDGIVLALCIQGCKLYSGSADCTIIVWDIQNLQKVNTIRAHDNPVCTLVSSHNMLFSGSLKAIKVWDIVGTELKLKKELTGLNHWVRALVAAQSYLYSGSYQTIKIWDIRTLDCIHVLQTSGGSVYSIAVTNHHIVCGTYENLIHVWDIESKEQVRTLTGHVGTVYALAVISTPDQTKVFSASYDRSLRVWSMDNMICTQTLLRHQGSVTALAVSRGRLFSGAVDSTVKVWTC; from the exons ATGAGCTCGGGCAAGAGTGCCCGCTACAACCGCTTCTCCGGGGGGCCTACCAACCTTCCCACCCCAGACGTCACCACCGGG ACCAGAATGGAAACCACCTTTGGGCCCGCCTTTTCGGCTGTCACCACCATCACAAAAG CCGATGGGACCAGCACGTACAAACAACACCGCAGGACgccctcttcctccagctcccttGCCTACTCCCCGCGGGATGAGGAGGACAGCATG CCCCCCATCAGCACCCCACGCCGCTCTGACTCGGCCATCTCTGTCCGCTCCCTGCACTCGGAGTCCAGCATGTCCCTGCGGTCCACATTCTCGCtgcctgaggaggaggaggagccg GAGCCGCTGGTGTTTGCTGAGCAGCCGTCAGTGAAGCTGTGCTGTCAACTCTGCTGCAGTGTTTTCAAGGACCCTGTGATCACCACGTGTGGG CATACCTTCTGTCGAAGATGCGCCCTGAAGTCAG AGAAGTGTCCTGTGGACAACGCCAAACTGACGGTGGTGGTGAACAACATTGCGGTGGCCGAGCAGATCGGCGAGCTCTTCATCCACTGCAGGCACGGCTGTCGGGCGGCAGCGGGTGGGAAGCCCACTGTTTTCGAGGTGGACCCCCGAGGGTGCCCCTTCACCATCAAGCTCAGTGCCCGGAA GGACCACGAGGGCAGCTGTGACTACAGGCCTGTGCGGTGTCCCAACAACCCCAGCTGCCCACCCCTCCTCAAGATGAACCTGGAGGCCCACCTCAAGGAGTGCGAGCACATCAAGTGTCCCCACTCCAAGTACGG GTGCACGTTCATTGGAAACCAGGATACGTATGAGACGCACTTGGAGACCTGCCGCTTTGAGGGCCTAAAGGAATTCCTGCAGCAGACAGACGACCGCTTCCATGAGATGCATGTGGCGCTGGCCCAGAAGGACCAGGAGATCGCCTTCCTGCGCTCCATGCTGGGCAAGCTCTCGGAGAAGATTGACCAGCTGGAGAAGAGCCTGGAGCTCAAGTTTG ATGTCCTGGATGAAAACCAGAGCAAGCTCAGCGAGGACCTCATGGAGTTCCGGAGGGATGCGTCCATGTTGAAC GACGAGCTGTCCCACATCAATGCACGGCTGAACACGGGCATCCTAGGAT CCTATGACCCACAGCAGATCTTCAAGTGCAAAGGAACTTTCGTGGGCCACCAAGGCCCTGTTTGGTGTCTCTGTGTCTACTCAATGGGGGACCTCCTCTTCAGCGGCTCCTCTGACAAGACCATCAAG GTGTGGGACACGTGTACCACCTACAAGTGCCAGAAGACGCTGGAGGGCCATGACGGCATTGTGCTCGCACTCTGCATCCAGGG GTGCAAGCTCTACAGTGGCTCTGCAGACTGCACCATCATT GTGTGGGACATCCAGAACCTGCAGAAGGTGAACACGATCCGGGCCCATGACAACCCAGTGTGTACGCTGGTGTCCTCACACAACATGCTCTTCAGCGGCTCCCTGAAGGCCATCAAG GTCTGGGACATCGTGGGTACTGAGCTGAAGCTGAAGAAGGAGCTCACCGGCCTCAACCACTGGGTGCGGGCCCTGGTGGCGGCCCAGAGCTACCTGTACAGTGGCTCCTACCAGACAATCAAG ATCTGGGACATCCGGACCCTCGACTGCATCCACGTCCTACAGACGTCTGGTGGCAGCGTCTACTCTATTGCTGTGACGAATCACCACATTGTCTGTGGCACCTACGAGAACCTCATCCAT GTGTGGGACATCGAGTCCAAGGAGCAGGTGCGGACCCTGACAGGTCACGTCGGCACCGTGTATGCCCTGGCAGTCATCTCAACGCCAGACCAGACCAAAGTCTTCAGCGCGTCCTACGACCGGTCTCTCAGG GTCTGGAGCATGGATAACATGATCTGCACACAGACCCTGCTGCGGCACCAAGGCAGCGTGACGGCACTGGCAGTGTCCCGGGGCCGGCTCTTCTCAGGAGCTGTGGACAGCACCGTGAAG GTTTGGACTTGCTAA
- the TRAF7 gene encoding E3 ubiquitin-protein ligase TRAF7 isoform X1, with product MSSGKSARYNRFSGGPTNLPTPDVTTGVRGHPQTRMETTFGPAFSAVTTITKADGTSTYKQHRRTPSSSSSLAYSPRDEEDSMPPISTPRRSDSAISVRSLHSESSMSLRSTFSLPEEEEEPEPLVFAEQPSVKLCCQLCCSVFKDPVITTCGHTFCRRCALKSEKCPVDNAKLTVVVNNIAVAEQIGELFIHCRHGCRAAAGGKPTVFEVDPRGCPFTIKLSARKDHEGSCDYRPVRCPNNPSCPPLLKMNLEAHLKECEHIKCPHSKYGCTFIGNQDTYETHLETCRFEGLKEFLQQTDDRFHEMHVALAQKDQEIAFLRSMLGKLSEKIDQLEKSLELKFDVLDENQSKLSEDLMEFRRDASMLNDELSHINARLNTGILGSYDPQQIFKCKGTFVGHQGPVWCLCVYSMGDLLFSGSSDKTIKVWDTCTTYKCQKTLEGHDGIVLALCIQGCKLYSGSADCTIIVWDIQNLQKVNTIRAHDNPVCTLVSSHNMLFSGSLKAIKVWDIVGTELKLKKELTGLNHWVRALVAAQSYLYSGSYQTIKIWDIRTLDCIHVLQTSGGSVYSIAVTNHHIVCGTYENLIHVWDIESKEQVRTLTGHVGTVYALAVISTPDQTKVFSASYDRSLRVWSMDNMICTQTLLRHQGSVTALAVSRGRLFSGAVDSTVKVWTC from the exons ATGAGCTCGGGCAAGAGTGCCCGCTACAACCGCTTCTCCGGGGGGCCTACCAACCTTCCCACCCCAGACGTCACCACCGGGGTAAGGGGACACCCTCAG ACCAGAATGGAAACCACCTTTGGGCCCGCCTTTTCGGCTGTCACCACCATCACAAAAG CCGATGGGACCAGCACGTACAAACAACACCGCAGGACgccctcttcctccagctcccttGCCTACTCCCCGCGGGATGAGGAGGACAGCATG CCCCCCATCAGCACCCCACGCCGCTCTGACTCGGCCATCTCTGTCCGCTCCCTGCACTCGGAGTCCAGCATGTCCCTGCGGTCCACATTCTCGCtgcctgaggaggaggaggagccg GAGCCGCTGGTGTTTGCTGAGCAGCCGTCAGTGAAGCTGTGCTGTCAACTCTGCTGCAGTGTTTTCAAGGACCCTGTGATCACCACGTGTGGG CATACCTTCTGTCGAAGATGCGCCCTGAAGTCAG AGAAGTGTCCTGTGGACAACGCCAAACTGACGGTGGTGGTGAACAACATTGCGGTGGCCGAGCAGATCGGCGAGCTCTTCATCCACTGCAGGCACGGCTGTCGGGCGGCAGCGGGTGGGAAGCCCACTGTTTTCGAGGTGGACCCCCGAGGGTGCCCCTTCACCATCAAGCTCAGTGCCCGGAA GGACCACGAGGGCAGCTGTGACTACAGGCCTGTGCGGTGTCCCAACAACCCCAGCTGCCCACCCCTCCTCAAGATGAACCTGGAGGCCCACCTCAAGGAGTGCGAGCACATCAAGTGTCCCCACTCCAAGTACGG GTGCACGTTCATTGGAAACCAGGATACGTATGAGACGCACTTGGAGACCTGCCGCTTTGAGGGCCTAAAGGAATTCCTGCAGCAGACAGACGACCGCTTCCATGAGATGCATGTGGCGCTGGCCCAGAAGGACCAGGAGATCGCCTTCCTGCGCTCCATGCTGGGCAAGCTCTCGGAGAAGATTGACCAGCTGGAGAAGAGCCTGGAGCTCAAGTTTG ATGTCCTGGATGAAAACCAGAGCAAGCTCAGCGAGGACCTCATGGAGTTCCGGAGGGATGCGTCCATGTTGAAC GACGAGCTGTCCCACATCAATGCACGGCTGAACACGGGCATCCTAGGAT CCTATGACCCACAGCAGATCTTCAAGTGCAAAGGAACTTTCGTGGGCCACCAAGGCCCTGTTTGGTGTCTCTGTGTCTACTCAATGGGGGACCTCCTCTTCAGCGGCTCCTCTGACAAGACCATCAAG GTGTGGGACACGTGTACCACCTACAAGTGCCAGAAGACGCTGGAGGGCCATGACGGCATTGTGCTCGCACTCTGCATCCAGGG GTGCAAGCTCTACAGTGGCTCTGCAGACTGCACCATCATT GTGTGGGACATCCAGAACCTGCAGAAGGTGAACACGATCCGGGCCCATGACAACCCAGTGTGTACGCTGGTGTCCTCACACAACATGCTCTTCAGCGGCTCCCTGAAGGCCATCAAG GTCTGGGACATCGTGGGTACTGAGCTGAAGCTGAAGAAGGAGCTCACCGGCCTCAACCACTGGGTGCGGGCCCTGGTGGCGGCCCAGAGCTACCTGTACAGTGGCTCCTACCAGACAATCAAG ATCTGGGACATCCGGACCCTCGACTGCATCCACGTCCTACAGACGTCTGGTGGCAGCGTCTACTCTATTGCTGTGACGAATCACCACATTGTCTGTGGCACCTACGAGAACCTCATCCAT GTGTGGGACATCGAGTCCAAGGAGCAGGTGCGGACCCTGACAGGTCACGTCGGCACCGTGTATGCCCTGGCAGTCATCTCAACGCCAGACCAGACCAAAGTCTTCAGCGCGTCCTACGACCGGTCTCTCAGG GTCTGGAGCATGGATAACATGATCTGCACACAGACCCTGCTGCGGCACCAAGGCAGCGTGACGGCACTGGCAGTGTCCCGGGGCCGGCTCTTCTCAGGAGCTGTGGACAGCACCGTGAAG GTTTGGACTTGCTAA